In Flavobacterium sp. N1736, the following are encoded in one genomic region:
- a CDS encoding DUF1254 domain-containing protein: MKKIFLLVVIMLVVSACKKDQSKQSDHETDSQEIVTDSVSNISGPDLNVKITPEYAALAAKNAYFWAWPLVNMYNRRLAFKDVKELALSGPLLMAPLNQFTMLTDYIIPTERAVACPNQDVVYGIGCLALDKSPVVIQVPDFGERFWVYQIVDLRTEGFAKLGKMYHNKPGFYLLAGPDWKGEVPDGILKVFRSSTNTGLVGPRIFMDDTKEDRKAIQEVLKSVVMYPLSDYDGKMKTIDWANIKKLPGGEGGKEETVWVRPDTFFDELPIVLADAKPLAGEEAQYKQILAVIAAAKKDPKLKQAMISAATETDQQVIKPLFEFRNWGIQLPYYWSGVTNGASWGTDYFTRTAVAKSNILVNAPNETRYFYQDLDAAGIRLNSSNKYKVTFDKGKLPPVNGFWSLTLYNEHHFFEINKLNRYSLGTKNKTMKYNPDGSLTIYVQSVPPEDEWQNNWLPAVEKGGFSLYLRTYWPKEEVVKGKWTPPAVIKVQ, encoded by the coding sequence ATGAAAAAGATATTTTTACTCGTTGTAATAATGCTGGTAGTAAGTGCATGCAAAAAAGACCAGTCAAAACAATCTGACCATGAAACAGACAGTCAGGAAATAGTTACAGATTCTGTATCAAACATATCGGGTCCTGATTTAAACGTGAAAATAACTCCGGAATATGCCGCTTTGGCTGCTAAAAATGCGTATTTCTGGGCATGGCCTCTGGTAAACATGTACAACCGCCGTTTGGCATTCAAAGATGTAAAAGAGCTGGCATTGTCAGGACCTTTGCTTATGGCTCCGCTCAATCAATTTACCATGCTTACAGATTACATTATCCCTACAGAACGAGCCGTAGCCTGTCCTAATCAGGATGTCGTTTATGGTATTGGATGTCTCGCGCTCGATAAATCTCCGGTTGTTATACAAGTTCCTGATTTTGGCGAACGTTTTTGGGTTTATCAAATTGTTGATTTGCGAACAGAAGGTTTTGCAAAACTGGGTAAGATGTACCACAATAAACCGGGATTTTATCTACTGGCAGGACCAGATTGGAAAGGCGAAGTACCGGATGGAATACTTAAAGTTTTTCGATCGTCGACCAATACCGGATTAGTTGGGCCACGTATATTCATGGATGATACAAAGGAAGACCGTAAAGCCATTCAGGAAGTATTAAAATCAGTAGTAATGTATCCTTTATCTGATTATGATGGTAAAATGAAAACTATAGATTGGGCGAATATTAAAAAATTGCCCGGAGGCGAAGGAGGAAAGGAAGAAACGGTATGGGTGCGTCCCGATACATTTTTTGATGAACTGCCAATAGTATTGGCAGACGCGAAACCACTAGCAGGTGAAGAAGCACAATATAAACAAATACTTGCCGTAATTGCAGCCGCCAAAAAAGACCCAAAACTAAAACAGGCGATGATAAGTGCAGCAACAGAAACGGACCAGCAAGTAATAAAACCATTATTTGAATTTAGAAATTGGGGAATACAGTTGCCCTATTATTGGTCTGGAGTTACAAACGGAGCATCGTGGGGAACAGATTATTTTACACGTACCGCAGTGGCGAAATCAAATATTCTGGTAAATGCCCCAAACGAAACACGTTATTTTTATCAGGATTTAGATGCAGCAGGCATCCGATTAAATAGTTCTAATAAATATAAAGTTACTTTTGATAAAGGAAAGCTGCCGCCCGTAAACGGATTTTGGTCGCTTACATTATACAACGAACATCATTTTTTTGAAATTAATAAACTGAACAGATATTCATTGGGAACAAAAAATAAAACAATGAAATATAACCCAGATGGCTCGTTAACAATATATGTGCAATCTGTTCCACCCGAAGATGAATGGCAAAACAACTGGCTGCCAGCTGTAGAAAAAGGAGGATTTTCACTTTATCTGCGCACATACTGGCCGAAAGAAGAAGTGGTAAAAGGAAAATGGACACCGCCGGCAGTAATAAAAGTGCAATAA
- a CDS encoding exopolyphosphatase — translation MLKKNKSHILIFILLNLFFSINSFAQKNLYAGIEIGRRAIKTSILEVNNIKKAEYKILYFSNERISLADHIAASGEVPQEDIDKTSAIIVEQMKKIRAEFKIREENIFIVAAPVFSSARNIDVLMKKITSTSNKSFEVINVQEEAKIMVKGAIPPVDYSNGLLLDIGAQTTKGGYIIDDLEDNKLEFIPLELDFGTMTLTDAVKKTVVNQSQVNDMSTYQEKSFDYNPILRKKIKEMLDANPLLAKKEKIYLSGGAVWAFATLYYDENVKDHYIPLTLEDVINYDAILKNNFTKFSNLAKTNKEVARVLSTYDQKYLISANNILQNLLESIPNIATKKIYFVKDGQVTWLMSNIADRSKKVNTNF, via the coding sequence ATGCTTAAAAAAAACAAATCCCACATTCTAATTTTTATTCTTTTAAATTTATTTTTTTCGATTAATTCATTCGCTCAAAAAAATCTTTATGCAGGAATTGAAATCGGACGCAGAGCTATAAAAACTTCGATTCTGGAGGTAAATAATATCAAGAAAGCAGAATATAAAATTCTTTATTTCTCAAATGAAAGAATTAGTCTTGCTGATCATATTGCTGCTTCCGGTGAGGTTCCTCAGGAGGACATCGACAAAACCAGCGCTATTATTGTTGAGCAAATGAAAAAAATAAGAGCAGAATTTAAAATTCGCGAAGAAAATATTTTTATCGTAGCTGCTCCGGTTTTCTCATCTGCCCGCAACATTGATGTTTTAATGAAAAAAATTACGAGTACGTCTAATAAAAGTTTTGAAGTAATTAATGTTCAGGAAGAGGCCAAAATAATGGTTAAAGGTGCTATACCGCCTGTTGATTATTCTAATGGTTTATTACTTGATATTGGTGCACAAACTACTAAAGGCGGATACATTATTGATGACCTTGAAGATAATAAATTAGAGTTTATTCCACTGGAACTTGATTTTGGTACAATGACACTTACCGATGCGGTTAAAAAAACGGTTGTAAACCAAAGTCAGGTGAATGATATGTCTACGTATCAGGAAAAATCTTTTGATTATAACCCGATTCTGCGTAAGAAGATTAAAGAAATGCTTGACGCAAATCCCCTTTTAGCAAAAAAGGAAAAAATCTATTTATCAGGAGGCGCTGTTTGGGCTTTTGCAACTTTATATTATGATGAAAATGTTAAAGATCATTATATTCCTTTAACTCTGGAAGATGTTATTAATTACGATGCAATTCTGAAAAATAATTTCACCAAGTTTAGTAATCTTGCTAAAACCAATAAAGAAGTAGCCCGAGTTTTGAGTACCTATGACCAGAAATACCTTATCTCTGCCAATAACATATTACAAAACTTATTGGAAAGTATTCCAAATATAGCGACAAAGAAAATATACTTTGTTAAGGACGGGCAAGTAACATGGCTTATGTCGAACATTGCGGATCGTTCTAAAAAAGTAAATACTAATTTTTAA
- a CDS encoding sensor histidine kinase, with protein MSKEEKKDGKYLTIISKAKSDVEKKEQYIEELNIAKKELLFQNLEKEKRAAELLIANIELVYQNEEKEKRADELLIATEELIYQNNEKENRADELFIANKELIYQNKEKEKRASELIIANKELAFQNKEKERRADELIIANKELVYQNTEKENRASELIIANNELAFQNKEKEKRANELIIANKELVYQNIEKEKRASELVIANNELAFQNKEKEKRAAELIIANKELAIESKEKEKRAAELIIANKKLALENIQKEKRKAEKEKTAAELIVTNRELAYQEKRGKELFLANSELKKAQEELEAFSYSVSHDLRAPIRAINGYTQILMEDHAEFIDEDGKRVLDAIIHNSKKMGHLIDDLLAFSKLGRKQVNTGPINMANLVDNVITELVVEKNQKIPVFDIGILDTAIGDASLIKQVWINLISNAIKYSQYKDEIHITITSTTENDKIIYCVKDNGAGFDMEYYDKLFGVFQRLHSQEEFDGTGIGLAIVQKIINRHHGTVWAESKLDFGASFYFSLPNINN; from the coding sequence ATGAGCAAAGAAGAAAAAAAGGACGGTAAATACCTGACTATTATCAGCAAAGCAAAATCTGATGTTGAAAAAAAAGAGCAATATATCGAAGAACTGAATATTGCTAAAAAAGAACTGCTCTTCCAAAATCTCGAAAAAGAGAAACGGGCAGCTGAATTGCTCATTGCCAATATAGAACTTGTCTATCAAAACGAAGAAAAGGAAAAAAGGGCTGATGAACTTCTCATCGCTACTGAAGAACTTATTTACCAAAACAACGAAAAGGAAAATCGTGCCGATGAACTTTTCATCGCCAATAAAGAACTTATTTATCAAAATAAAGAAAAGGAAAAACGTGCTTCTGAACTGATTATTGCCAATAAAGAACTGGCTTTTCAAAATAAGGAAAAAGAAAGACGTGCCGATGAACTAATTATCGCCAATAAGGAACTTGTTTACCAAAATACCGAAAAGGAAAATCGTGCTTCTGAACTTATTATTGCAAATAATGAACTTGCTTTTCAGAATAAGGAAAAAGAAAAACGTGCCAATGAACTGATCATTGCAAATAAGGAGCTTGTTTACCAAAACATCGAAAAAGAAAAACGTGCATCAGAATTGGTTATTGCCAATAATGAACTTGCTTTTCAAAATAAAGAAAAGGAAAAACGTGCCGCAGAGCTTATTATTGCCAACAAAGAACTTGCCATTGAAAGCAAGGAAAAAGAGAAACGCGCTGCAGAACTTATCATTGCCAATAAGAAATTAGCCCTTGAAAATATCCAAAAAGAGAAAAGAAAAGCAGAGAAAGAAAAAACTGCTGCTGAACTTATTGTAACAAACAGGGAACTTGCGTATCAGGAAAAAAGAGGAAAAGAACTTTTCCTGGCTAATAGCGAACTTAAAAAAGCGCAGGAAGAACTTGAAGCCTTTTCTTATTCGGTTTCTCATGATTTAAGGGCACCAATACGAGCCATCAATGGTTATACCCAAATTTTAATGGAAGATCATGCAGAATTTATTGATGAGGATGGAAAAAGAGTTTTGGATGCTATCATACACAATTCCAAAAAAATGGGACATCTGATTGATGATTTACTGGCCTTTAGCAAACTGGGACGAAAACAGGTAAACACAGGACCTATCAATATGGCTAATTTAGTAGATAACGTAATCACTGAGCTGGTTGTTGAAAAAAATCAGAAGATTCCCGTATTTGATATTGGAATACTCGACACCGCTATAGGAGATGCTTCACTTATTAAACAAGTGTGGATTAATTTAATCTCAAACGCTATTAAATATTCGCAATACAAAGACGAAATCCATATCACAATTACTTCGACAACAGAGAACGATAAGATCATATATTGCGTTAAAGACAACGGCGCAGGCTTTGACATGGAATACTATGATAAGCTTTTTGGCGTATTTCAGCGTCTGCATTCACAAGAAGAATTCGATGGTACAGGCATTGGTCTGGCTATTGTTCAAAAAATAATAAATCGCCATCATGGTACCGTCTGGGCAGAATCTAAATTAGATTTTGGTGCCAGTTTTTACTTTAGCCTTCCCAATATTAACAACTAA
- a CDS encoding response regulator yields the protein MNYDDIEILFAEDSLDDAMLTIRALTKSGFTNKLLHVKDGAEALDFIYCRGIYADRNPNAHPKLFLLDLKMPKVSGMQVLEKIKGDPNLKAIPTVILTSSQEDPDIAKCYDLGANSYIVKPVDSNNFFNAIKEMGMYWMILSQPSI from the coding sequence ATGAATTACGACGACATAGAAATTTTATTTGCCGAGGACAGTCTCGATGACGCAATGTTAACGATCCGCGCATTAACGAAGAGTGGTTTTACCAACAAACTACTGCATGTAAAAGATGGTGCCGAAGCACTTGATTTTATCTATTGCCGCGGAATATACGCTGATAGAAATCCGAATGCACATCCTAAACTTTTTTTACTGGATCTTAAAATGCCAAAGGTTTCAGGTATGCAGGTTTTGGAAAAAATTAAGGGTGATCCTAATTTAAAAGCGATTCCAACCGTAATACTTACCTCTTCGCAGGAAGATCCGGATATTGCCAAATGTTATGATCTGGGTGCCAACAGTTACATTGTAAAACCGGTAGACAGCAATAACTTTTTCAATGCTATCAAAGAAATGGGCATGTACTGGATGATTCTGAGCCAGCCTTCTATATAA
- a CDS encoding sensor histidine kinase, which translates to MKKQIKILILEDNRTDADLMLRQLRKSEINFVDKIVETRKMFEEALDTFSPDIILSDYSLPTFDAVSAFHLLKSKNLSIPFIIISGTIGEENVVQLLKDGVTDFASKNNLLTLPQKVLRGLRDAEETLEKIEILEKLKIQTAALLIANDKLVLQNDEKEKKAVELLNVNKELLAFNFVSSHDLQEPLRKIQIFISKIRQDETTTMSESGKNNMERIQVAATRMRQLIEDLLAFSRVSTTERKYEMNDLRVIIEDVKLELVDSIKQKDAVIDIIGLVPGNMVTFQFRQLLYNLISNALKFSKDDLQPRITIESSIIKHADLKLRGVTPQMKDKNYWNLSFKDNGIGFEAEYNDLIFVMFQRLHHSQEYSGTGIGLAIVKKIIDNHNGIITASGVLNQGATFEIYIPIKENLKLIRKVVKHKLVSA; encoded by the coding sequence ATGAAAAAACAAATTAAAATATTGATTCTTGAGGACAACAGAACTGATGCAGATTTAATGCTTCGACAGCTGCGAAAATCAGAAATAAATTTTGTGGATAAAATTGTTGAAACAAGAAAAATGTTTGAAGAAGCGCTTGACACCTTTTCTCCTGATATTATTTTATCCGACTATTCTCTACCCACATTTGATGCAGTATCAGCATTTCATCTGCTTAAAAGCAAAAATCTTTCTATTCCGTTTATAATTATTTCAGGAACTATTGGGGAGGAAAATGTCGTGCAGCTTTTAAAAGATGGCGTAACTGATTTTGCCTCTAAAAATAATTTGCTCACTTTACCTCAAAAAGTACTTCGTGGACTTCGTGATGCAGAGGAAACTCTGGAGAAAATAGAAATTCTGGAAAAATTGAAAATACAAACTGCCGCATTGCTTATTGCTAATGATAAACTTGTACTTCAAAATGACGAAAAAGAAAAAAAAGCTGTTGAATTGCTGAATGTCAATAAAGAACTTTTAGCTTTTAATTTTGTTTCAAGTCATGATTTGCAGGAGCCTTTGCGAAAAATTCAAATCTTTATTTCAAAAATCAGGCAGGATGAAACCACGACAATGAGTGAATCCGGAAAAAACAACATGGAACGCATACAAGTTGCCGCTACAAGAATGAGGCAACTGATTGAGGATTTACTGGCTTTTTCCCGTGTTAGTACTACCGAACGCAAATATGAAATGAATGACTTGCGTGTTATTATCGAAGATGTAAAGTTAGAATTAGTAGATAGCATTAAACAAAAAGACGCCGTTATTGATATTATTGGACTTGTACCCGGGAATATGGTAACATTTCAATTTCGTCAGCTGCTATATAATCTAATCAGCAATGCGCTTAAATTCTCTAAAGACGATTTACAGCCGCGAATTACGATAGAATCAAGTATTATAAAACATGCTGATTTGAAACTGCGTGGTGTGACTCCGCAAATGAAGGACAAAAACTACTGGAACCTGAGTTTTAAAGATAACGGAATTGGGTTTGAAGCTGAATATAATGACCTTATTTTTGTAATGTTTCAAAGGCTTCATCACTCTCAGGAATATTCCGGTACAGGAATCGGGCTTGCCATTGTAAAGAAAATCATCGACAATCATAACGGAATTATCACTGCAAGCGGCGTATTAAATCAAGGCGCAACTTTTGAAATTTATATTCCGATAAAGGAAAATTTAAAACTAATTCGTAAAGTGGTAAAGCATAAATTAGTTAGTGCATAA
- a CDS encoding DUF6443 domain-containing protein: MKNLIKFLLVMFPFTLVGQTQTGNFIKSSTYKLASSSTIANPTPDQVSQNITYFDGLGRPIQKIANAQSPLEKDIIVPIEYDDYGRQKKEYLPYISSQNNMDRIDNSIIIPAIVSQYQTFFNDGNPYFEKDLEVSPLNRVIKQAAPGADWKIGSGHEIKMNYQTNAANEVKSFTANASWNASQKLYFISLTDNGYYLANELYKSIVYDENTAAVPSESNGSTIEFKNKEGQVVLKRAYGAVGTGTVNEKHDTYYVYDIYGNLTYVIPPKAVDLVGSTTALQADTTSTAVVNSGSNLDLKATNSITLLQGFYAQSGSTFSAVIDNGSQSVLDNLCYQYKYDYRNRLVEKKLPGKQWEYIIYDKLDRPVLTQDANLKAQNKWLFNKYDAFNRPVYTGEYTKTSQNTRVEIQGIADGNTVLFENKQDSNTINNTIIYYTNSVFPNTDINLFTINYYDDYNFDVNGGVSENVGSTIPNTVTKSLETGSKIRILGTNNWTTNVIYYDQKGHPIYNYSKNDFLGLTQKVKTELDFEGKPIKITTKHIKGTTVDIIDTFTYDSQNRLLTQSQKINNQSEEIIVSNKYDELGQLIQKGVGGKLSVTNRLQTVDYAYNIRGWLKGINDADTNNGIITMESGDLFGFKINYNKPFTGTPLYNGNISETFWKTTNPIDTSLRNYSYSYDALNRLIQATDNSAINPRRYNEGAKYDKNGNIIRLVRSGNTNSAATTFGSMDNLFYTYDAGNKLIKVEESLGSTEGFKNGSSTDQEYTYDDNGNMKTDANKGITAIVYNHLNLPTDITLAGGIIHYGYDAAGVKQRKVAGTITTDYAAGFQYEKIGTTETLKFFPTTEGYAENNNETFSYIYQYKDHLGNVRLSYKDVGTSSLQIVEESNYYPFGMKQKVAGEIINQTAYKYKYNGKEFQDEQGLNLYDYGWRNYDSALGRWMNIDNMAEKYVSISPYHYAGNNPVLNLDVDGNEFTESAWKWVNRLIADINSRQEKNNISIADFQSRIAKGGSDREIARWNRNINSLTANNTELETARGETATLAASNQVYNVIEDSNGTESDAIGNKSTTNSTNFNFANGNIDISVSSGTSVGLFAHELKHAFQFEMGSYSIGPELSGVPYKNLFYDKNDEVEAYQRGALFGDRNNYSARNLPDEYSGIATGPYNFNNVPPTSSAISSPNKKQILQGLSNNIRHAFRIDGQTYYKKR, encoded by the coding sequence ATGAAAAATTTAATCAAATTCCTTTTGGTTATGTTTCCATTCACGTTGGTAGGGCAAACTCAAACAGGTAATTTCATAAAAAGCAGTACATATAAACTAGCTAGTTCATCTACTATTGCAAATCCAACCCCTGATCAGGTCAGTCAGAATATTACTTATTTTGACGGACTTGGAAGACCTATACAAAAAATTGCTAATGCGCAATCGCCATTAGAAAAAGATATTATTGTACCTATTGAATATGATGACTATGGACGCCAAAAGAAGGAATATCTGCCTTATATTTCCTCTCAAAACAATATGGACAGAATAGATAATAGTATTATTATACCAGCAATTGTCAGTCAATATCAAACATTTTTTAATGATGGAAATCCCTATTTTGAAAAAGATTTAGAGGTTTCACCATTGAACCGTGTTATAAAACAAGCAGCTCCGGGTGCTGATTGGAAAATAGGTTCAGGACATGAAATAAAAATGAATTATCAAACCAATGCAGCCAATGAAGTTAAATCGTTTACGGCAAATGCCAGTTGGAATGCCAGTCAGAAATTATATTTCATTTCATTGACAGATAATGGGTATTACTTAGCTAATGAGCTTTATAAAAGCATTGTTTATGATGAGAATACTGCGGCAGTACCATCTGAAAGTAATGGATCAACGATTGAATTCAAAAATAAGGAAGGACAGGTAGTTTTAAAAAGAGCCTATGGAGCGGTTGGAACAGGAACAGTTAATGAAAAACATGATACCTATTATGTCTATGATATCTACGGAAATCTTACTTATGTGATTCCACCAAAAGCTGTAGATTTAGTTGGCAGTACAACAGCACTTCAGGCCGATACTACATCAACAGCAGTGGTTAATTCTGGAAGCAATTTAGATTTAAAAGCTACTAACTCCATTACATTATTGCAGGGATTTTATGCGCAGTCAGGCAGCACTTTTTCTGCCGTTATAGACAATGGCAGTCAAAGCGTTTTAGATAATTTATGCTACCAATACAAATACGATTATCGCAATAGGCTCGTTGAAAAAAAGCTTCCTGGAAAACAATGGGAATATATTATATATGACAAACTAGACAGACCTGTTTTAACTCAGGATGCTAATTTGAAAGCCCAAAACAAATGGCTTTTTAATAAATATGATGCTTTTAACCGTCCTGTTTATACAGGTGAATATACTAAAACAAGTCAAAATACTCGCGTAGAGATACAAGGAATAGCAGATGGAAATACTGTCTTGTTTGAAAACAAACAAGACAGTAATACTATTAATAATACAATTATATATTATACTAACTCTGTGTTTCCTAATACAGATATAAACTTATTTACCATCAATTATTACGATGATTATAATTTTGATGTAAATGGGGGAGTTTCTGAAAATGTTGGTTCAACTATTCCAAACACAGTAACTAAGTCTTTGGAAACAGGAAGTAAAATACGTATTCTGGGAACCAATAATTGGACAACCAATGTCATTTATTATGATCAAAAAGGTCATCCGATATACAATTACTCTAAAAATGATTTTTTAGGTTTAACCCAAAAAGTAAAAACCGAACTCGATTTTGAGGGTAAACCAATAAAAATAACGACTAAACATATCAAAGGAACTACAGTAGATATTATAGATACTTTTACCTATGATAGTCAAAATCGTTTATTGACTCAATCCCAGAAAATAAATAACCAATCTGAAGAAATCATTGTTTCAAATAAGTATGACGAATTGGGGCAGCTTATTCAAAAAGGAGTGGGAGGAAAGCTATCCGTTACAAACCGTTTACAAACTGTAGATTATGCTTATAATATTCGTGGCTGGCTGAAAGGAATAAATGATGCCGATACAAATAATGGTATTATTACTATGGAATCCGGAGATTTATTTGGATTTAAAATTAATTACAACAAACCTTTTACAGGTACTCCATTATATAACGGAAATATCAGTGAAACTTTTTGGAAAACAACAAATCCAATAGATACCAGCTTAAGAAATTATAGTTATAGTTATGATGCTTTAAACAGGTTAATACAAGCTACAGATAATTCAGCCATAAATCCGAGAAGATATAATGAAGGGGCAAAGTATGATAAAAATGGTAATATTATCCGTCTTGTAAGATCAGGGAATACCAATTCTGCGGCTACTACATTTGGTAGTATGGATAATCTTTTTTATACTTATGATGCAGGAAACAAACTCATTAAGGTCGAAGAATCATTAGGCAGTACTGAAGGATTTAAAAATGGCAGTAGTACTGATCAGGAGTATACCTACGATGATAATGGTAATATGAAAACAGATGCCAACAAAGGCATTACAGCTATAGTATATAACCATTTGAATTTGCCTACAGATATAACCCTTGCAGGGGGAATTATTCATTATGGCTATGATGCTGCAGGAGTAAAACAACGTAAAGTGGCTGGTACGATAACTACTGATTATGCAGCAGGCTTTCAGTATGAAAAAATAGGAACAACGGAAACGTTGAAATTTTTTCCAACGACAGAAGGTTATGCCGAGAATAACAACGAAACTTTTTCGTATATTTATCAATACAAAGATCATTTAGGCAATGTACGTTTGAGTTATAAAGATGTGGGAACATCATCATTACAAATAGTGGAAGAAAGCAATTACTATCCATTTGGAATGAAACAAAAAGTAGCTGGTGAAATAATAAACCAAACGGCATATAAGTATAAGTATAACGGAAAAGAGTTTCAAGATGAGCAGGGACTTAACCTTTATGATTACGGGTGGAGAAATTATGACTCTGCATTAGGACGTTGGATGAATATTGATAATATGGCAGAAAAGTATGTTTCAATCTCCCCTTATCATTATGCTGGAAATAATCCTGTGCTTAATTTAGATGTTGACGGTAATGAATTTACAGAAAGTGCCTGGAAATGGGTTAATCGATTGATTGCAGATATAAATTCCAGACAAGAAAAAAACAACATTAGTATTGCTGATTTCCAATCGAGAATAGCAAAAGGTGGTAGTGATAGAGAAATAGCCAGATGGAACAGAAATATTAATTCACTTACAGCGAATAACACAGAGTTGGAGACAGCAAGAGGTGAAACGGCAACATTAGCAGCATCTAATCAAGTATACAACGTAATAGAAGATTCTAATGGTACAGAATCAGATGCAATAGGGAATAAATCAACAACGAATAGTACTAATTTTAATTTTGCAAATGGTAATATTGATATTTCTGTGTCAAGCGGAACTTCTGTAGGGTTATTTGCACATGAACTTAAACATGCTTTTCAGTTCGAGATGGGTAGTTATAGTATTGGTCCTGAGTTATCTGGAGTCCCTTACAAGAATTTATTTTACGATAAAAATGATGAAGTTGAAGCCTATCAGAGAGGTGCGCTTTTTGGAGATAGAAATAATTATAGCGCTAGAAATCTGCCAGATGAATATTCGGGAATTGCTACAGGTCCATATAATTTTAATAATGTACCACCAACTAGTAGCGCAATAAGTTCTCCAAATAAAAAACAGATTTTGCAAGGTCTTTCAAATAACATTAGACATGCCTTTAGAATCGATGGGCAAACTTATTATAAAAAAAGATAA
- a CDS encoding RHS repeat domain-containing protein produces MSYTYNNGNRLKKVDDGFKNSAYGAEGFKDGTNTDDDYIYDANGNMILDKNKDITSVTYNHLNLPVKVTFGSGTIDYKYDATGAKQRKIVSTGITTDYAGGFQYENNVLKLFPQPEGFVEYNSGIFRYIYQYKDHLGNVRLSYCDSNNDGMIVYSENMEENNYYPFGLKHKDNGIVNSTRTALKYKYNGKELQDELSFNVYDYGARNYDPALGRWMNIDPKAEKMRRHSPYNYAFNNPVYFIDPDGMAPDDWRINYIDKQGKSKEFIFNGGATVLPDNQFVRDFVDAYNYNVNNGGGKAMQAIAENPNITVDVQEGVFSKQENSEQSNYNVVTWNPKVGYETTNGTIMSPATMAEHEADHALAGAVASKSKDILTGTPDKNYDNKEEKRVVNGSEQVTARANGEIPAAGITRKDHKGLPVITTSPTSNKVNRRQTYRFLQNLHDQGTFFPGFGIEDTNKYKD; encoded by the coding sequence TTGAGCTATACTTACAATAACGGTAATCGCTTAAAAAAAGTAGATGATGGTTTTAAAAATAGCGCCTATGGTGCCGAAGGCTTTAAAGATGGTACTAATACTGATGATGATTACATTTATGATGCCAATGGGAATATGATTCTTGATAAAAACAAAGATATAACTTCTGTTACCTACAATCATCTCAACTTGCCTGTCAAAGTCACATTTGGCAGCGGAACTATTGATTACAAGTATGATGCAACTGGTGCAAAACAGCGTAAAATAGTAAGTACAGGAATAACAACAGATTACGCAGGCGGATTTCAGTATGAAAACAATGTATTAAAACTTTTTCCGCAACCTGAAGGTTTTGTGGAATATAATTCCGGGATTTTTCGTTATATTTATCAATACAAAGATCATTTAGGAAACGTTCGATTGAGTTATTGTGATTCAAATAACGATGGAATGATTGTCTATTCTGAAAACATGGAAGAAAATAATTATTATCCTTTCGGGTTAAAACATAAGGATAACGGTATAGTTAATTCAACTCGCACTGCCTTAAAGTATAAATACAATGGAAAAGAACTTCAAGACGAGCTAAGTTTTAATGTATATGATTATGGCGCACGTAACTATGATCCAGCTTTAGGAAGATGGATGAACATTGATCCTAAGGCAGAAAAAATGAGAAGACATAGTCCTTATAATTATGCATTTAATAACCCTGTCTATTTTATTGACCCTGACGGGATGGCGCCTGATGATTGGAGAATAAATTATATAGATAAACAAGGAAAAAGTAAAGAGTTTATTTTTAATGGTGGTGCAACAGTTTTACCAGATAATCAATTTGTGAGAGACTTTGTAGATGCATATAATTACAATGTTAATAATGGTGGTGGTAAGGCGATGCAGGCAATTGCAGAAAATCCTAATATTACGGTTGATGTTCAGGAAGGAGTATTTAGTAAACAAGAAAATTCAGAACAATCGAATTATAATGTAGTTACCTGGAATCCAAAAGTTGGATATGAAACTACTAATGGTACTATTATGTCACCGGCAACCATGGCAGAACATGAAGCAGATCATGCATTAGCAGGTGCCGTAGCTTCTAAATCTAAAGACATTCTAACCGGTACTCCTGATAAAAATTATGATAATAAAGAAGAAAAAAGAGTTGTTAATGGTTCTGAACAAGTAACCGCCAGGGCAAATGGGGAAATTCCAGCTGCTGGCATTACAAGAAAAGACCATAAAGGATTACCGGTAATAACAACGTCTCCTACCTCAAATAAGGTTAACAGAAGACAAACGTATAGATTTTTACAAAATTTGCATGATCAGGGAACCTTTTTTCCTGGTTTTGGAATAGAAGATACAAATAAATATAAAGATTAA